In the genome of Pseudomonas bubulae, one region contains:
- a CDS encoding LysR family transcriptional regulator yields the protein MDLANLNAFIAIAETGSFSGAAERLFLTQPAISKRIASIEQQLKLRLFDRLGREVSLTEAGRALLPRAYQILNVLDDTRRALNNLNGEVSGRLTLATSHHIGLHRLPPLLREFTRTYPKVALDIQFLDSEVAYDEILHGRAELAVITLAPEPHSLIRAVPVWDDPLDFVVAPEHRLTRQKAVSMADIARHPAVFPGGNTFTHHIVHRLFEAQGLTPNIAMSTNYLETIKMMVSIGLAWSVLPRTMLDEQVASIALPGIQLTRQLGYILHTERTLSNAAHAFMTLLDAQVDALPAQTDDAQTVHR from the coding sequence ATGGATCTCGCGAATCTCAATGCGTTTATTGCAATTGCTGAAACCGGCAGTTTTTCCGGGGCCGCCGAACGGCTGTTCCTGACCCAGCCAGCCATCAGCAAACGCATTGCCAGCATCGAGCAGCAACTCAAGCTCAGGCTGTTCGACCGGCTGGGCCGTGAGGTCAGCCTCACCGAAGCCGGCCGGGCCTTGCTGCCGCGCGCTTACCAGATCCTCAACGTACTGGATGACACGCGCCGGGCACTCAACAACCTCAATGGCGAAGTCAGCGGGCGCCTGACCCTGGCTACCAGCCATCATATCGGTCTGCACCGCCTGCCACCTTTACTGCGCGAGTTCACCCGCACTTACCCCAAGGTCGCGCTGGATATTCAGTTTCTCGATTCCGAAGTGGCCTACGACGAGATTCTGCATGGCCGCGCAGAACTGGCTGTGATCACCCTCGCGCCGGAGCCTCATTCACTGATTCGTGCCGTGCCGGTCTGGGATGACCCGCTGGATTTCGTGGTGGCCCCGGAGCACCGCCTGACCCGGCAAAAAGCCGTAAGCATGGCCGATATTGCACGCCATCCAGCGGTGTTTCCCGGCGGCAATACCTTTACCCATCATATTGTCCATCGCCTGTTTGAAGCCCAGGGCCTGACACCCAACATCGCCATGAGCACCAATTACCTGGAGACCATCAAGATGATGGTCTCCATCGGCCTGGCCTGGAGCGTGTTGCCGCGCACCATGCTGGATGAACAGGTGGCATCGATTGCCCTGCCCGGCATCCAGCTGACCCGCCAGCTGGGGTATATCCTGCATACCGAACGCACCTTGTCCAATGCGGCCCATGCCTTTATGACCCTGCTCGATGCCCAGGTAGATGCCCTGCCCGCACAAACGGACGACGCCCAAACCGTACACCGGTGA
- the leuC gene encoding 3-isopropylmalate dehydratase large subunit, with translation MAGKTLYDKLWDSHLVKQRDDGSALIYIDRHIIHEVTSPQAFEGLRLAGRKPWRIDANIATPDHNVPTTPERKGGIEAIADQVSRLQVQTLDDNCDEYGITEFKMNDVRQGIVHVIGPEQGATLPGMTVVCGDSHTSTHGAFGALAHGIGTSEVEHVLATQCLVAKKMKNMLVSVEGQLPFGVTAKDIVLAVIGKIGTAGGNGHAIEFAGSAIRDLSVEGRMTICNMSIEAGARVGLVAADQKTVDYVKGRPFSPKGAEWDLAVEAWKDLVSDSDAQFDTVVELDATQIKPQVSWGTSPEMVLAVDQNVPDPAQEADLVKRGSIERALKYMGLTANQAITDIQLDRVFIGSCTNSRIEDLRAAAVIAKGRKVASTIKQAIVVPGSGLVKAQAEAEGLDKIFIEAGFEWREPGCSMCLAMNPDRLESGEHCASTSNRNFEGRQGAGGRTHLVSPAMAAAAAVNGRFIDVRELIQGSAA, from the coding sequence ATGGCCGGCAAAACGCTCTACGACAAGCTCTGGGATTCGCATTTGGTCAAGCAGCGTGACGATGGCTCGGCGCTGATCTACATCGACCGTCACATCATTCACGAAGTGACCTCGCCGCAAGCCTTTGAAGGCCTGCGACTGGCCGGGCGCAAGCCTTGGCGCATCGATGCCAACATCGCCACCCCGGACCACAACGTACCGACCACGCCGGAGCGTAAAGGCGGGATCGAAGCGATTGCCGATCAGGTTTCCCGTCTGCAGGTGCAAACCCTGGATGACAACTGTGACGAATACGGCATTACCGAATTCAAGATGAACGACGTGCGTCAGGGCATCGTTCATGTGATCGGCCCGGAGCAGGGCGCGACCTTGCCGGGTATGACCGTGGTCTGCGGTGACTCGCACACCTCGACTCACGGCGCCTTCGGTGCATTGGCCCACGGTATCGGCACTTCCGAGGTCGAGCATGTGCTCGCCACCCAGTGCCTTGTCGCCAAAAAAATGAAGAACATGCTGGTGTCGGTCGAAGGGCAATTGCCGTTCGGCGTAACCGCCAAGGACATCGTACTGGCCGTGATCGGCAAGATCGGCACCGCGGGCGGCAATGGTCATGCCATCGAATTCGCCGGCAGCGCGATTCGTGACTTGTCCGTCGAAGGCCGCATGACCATCTGCAACATGTCCATCGAAGCCGGTGCCCGTGTAGGCCTGGTGGCCGCCGATCAGAAAACTGTCGATTATGTAAAGGGCCGTCCGTTTTCGCCTAAAGGCGCTGAATGGGACCTGGCGGTCGAAGCCTGGAAAGACCTGGTGTCCGACAGCGATGCGCAGTTCGACACCGTGGTTGAACTGGACGCTACGCAGATCAAGCCGCAAGTCAGCTGGGGCACTTCGCCCGAGATGGTTCTGGCGGTTGATCAGAACGTGCCGGATCCGGCACAGGAAGCCGACCTGGTCAAGCGTGGCTCGATCGAACGTGCATTGAAGTACATGGGCCTGACCGCCAACCAGGCGATCACCGATATCCAGCTCGATCGCGTATTTATCGGCTCGTGCACCAACTCGCGGATCGAAGACTTGCGTGCTGCGGCAGTGATTGCCAAGGGGCGCAAGGTGGCGTCCACCATCAAGCAGGCGATTGTGGTGCCGGGCTCGGGTCTGGTTAAAGCCCAGGCCGAGGCTGAAGGTCTGGACAAGATCTTTATCGAGGCCGGTTTTGAATGGCGTGAGCCGGGTTGTTCGATGTGCCTGGCGATGAACCCGGACCGCCTTGAGTCGGGCGAGCATTGTGCTTCGACCTCCAACCGCAACTTTGAAGGCCGTCAGGGCGCCGGTGGCCGTACTCACCTGGTCAGCCCGGCCATGGCCGCTGCCGCCGCCGTGAATGGTCGTTTTATTGATGTCCGTGAATTGATCCAGGGGAGCGCAGCATGA
- the leuD gene encoding 3-isopropylmalate dehydratase small subunit, protein MKAFTQHTGLVAPLDRANVDTDQIIPKQFLKSIKRTGFGPNLFDEWRYLDVGQPYQDNSKRPLNKDFVLNAERYQGASVLLARENFGCGSSREHAPWALEEYGFRSIIAPSYADIFFNNSFKNGLLPIILSDAEVDELFAQVEAEPGYQLKIDLEAQTVTRPDGKVLGFEIDAFRKHCLLNGLDDIGLTLQDGDAIAAFESKHRASQPWLFRDA, encoded by the coding sequence ATGAAGGCTTTTACTCAGCACACCGGTTTGGTCGCGCCTTTGGATCGTGCCAACGTCGATACCGACCAGATCATTCCCAAGCAATTCCTGAAGTCGATCAAGCGTACCGGCTTTGGCCCTAACCTGTTTGACGAGTGGCGTTATCTGGATGTGGGTCAGCCCTACCAGGACAACTCCAAACGCCCGCTGAACAAGGATTTTGTGCTTAACGCCGAGCGTTACCAGGGCGCCAGTGTGTTGCTGGCCCGGGAAAACTTCGGTTGCGGCTCCAGCCGTGAGCACGCGCCGTGGGCGCTGGAAGAGTACGGTTTTCGCAGCATCATCGCGCCGAGCTACGCCGATATTTTCTTCAATAACAGCTTCAAGAACGGTTTGTTGCCGATCATCCTGAGCGACGCCGAAGTCGATGAGCTGTTTGCCCAGGTTGAAGCCGAGCCGGGTTACCAGCTCAAGATCGACCTCGAGGCGCAAACCGTGACCCGCCCGGATGGCAAGGTGCTGGGCTTTGAAATCGATGCGTTTCGCAAGCATTGCCTGCTCAACGGCCTGGACGATATCGGCCTGACCTTGCAGGACGGCGATGCAATTGCCGCGTTTGAAAGCAAGCACCGTGCGAGCCAGCCGTGGTTGTTTCGCGACGCTTGA
- a CDS encoding class I SAM-dependent methyltransferase has product MTSTAQHTQVVQKQFGEQASAYLSSAVHAQGTEFGLLKAELAGKVEARVLDLGCGAGHVSFHVAALVKDVVAYDLSQQMLDVVSAAASDRGLDNISTVCGAAERLPFADGEFDYVLSRYSAHHWSDLGVALREVRRVLKPGGVAAFIDVISPGSPLFDTYLQSVEVLRDTSHVRDYSSAEWLRQVSEAGLHVRSTQRQRLRLEFSSWIERMRTPQVMSAAIRQLQQSMGAEVRDYFEIEADGSFSTDVLVLWAEK; this is encoded by the coding sequence ATGACCAGTACCGCCCAGCACACCCAGGTCGTACAAAAGCAGTTCGGCGAACAGGCGTCGGCCTATCTGAGCAGCGCCGTGCATGCGCAAGGCACCGAGTTCGGTCTGCTCAAGGCCGAGCTGGCGGGTAAAGTTGAAGCGCGGGTGCTGGACCTGGGGTGTGGCGCGGGCCATGTAAGCTTTCATGTGGCTGCACTGGTCAAGGATGTGGTGGCATACGACCTGTCGCAACAAATGCTCGATGTGGTCAGTGCTGCCGCCAGCGATCGCGGGCTGGACAATATCAGCACCGTTTGCGGCGCGGCAGAGCGTTTGCCGTTTGCCGATGGCGAGTTCGACTATGTGCTCAGCCGTTACTCGGCCCATCACTGGAGCGATCTGGGCGTTGCCCTGCGCGAAGTGCGCCGGGTGCTCAAGCCGGGTGGCGTAGCGGCATTTATCGATGTGATCTCACCCGGCAGCCCGTTATTCGACACCTACCTGCAAAGTGTCGAAGTGCTGCGCGACACCAGCCATGTGCGCGACTATTCGAGCGCCGAATGGCTGCGTCAGGTCAGCGAAGCCGGTTTGCACGTGCGCAGCACACAGCGTCAGCGTTTGCGTTTAGAGTTCAGCTCCTGGATCGAGCGCATGCGTACGCCACAGGTCATGAGCGCGGCCATCCGCCAGTTGCAGCAGTCGATGGGCGCCGAAGTACGCGATTATTTTGAAATTGAAGCCGATGGTTCGTTCAGCACCGATGTGCTGGTGCTGTGGGCCGAGAAGTAA
- the leuB gene encoding 3-isopropylmalate dehydrogenase: MSKQILILPGDGIGPEIMAEAVKVLELASDKFNLGLELTHDLIGGAAIDKHGVPLADETLERARAADAVLLGAVGGPKWDKIERDIRPERGLLKIRAQLGLFGNLRPAILYPQLADASSLKPEIVSGLDILIVRELTGGIYFGAPRGTRELENGERQAYDTLPYSESEIRRIARVGFDMARVRGKKLCSVDKANVLASSQLWREVVEQVAKDYPDVELSHMYVDNAAMQLVRAPKQFDVIVTENMFGDILSDQASMLTGSIGMLPSASLDTHNKGMYEPCHGSAPDIAGQGIANPLATILSVSMMLRYSFNQTAAADAIEQAVSLVLDQGLRTGDIWSTGCTRVGTQEMGNAVVAALQNL, from the coding sequence ATGAGCAAGCAGATTCTGATTCTCCCTGGCGACGGTATTGGTCCGGAAATCATGGCCGAAGCGGTCAAGGTGCTGGAGCTGGCCAGTGACAAGTTCAACCTGGGCCTGGAGCTGACCCACGACCTGATCGGCGGCGCAGCCATCGACAAGCATGGCGTACCGTTGGCCGACGAGACCCTTGAGCGCGCCCGTGCGGCCGACGCTGTCTTGCTGGGCGCCGTGGGTGGCCCGAAATGGGACAAGATCGAGCGCGACATTCGCCCCGAGCGCGGCCTGCTGAAAATCCGTGCTCAACTGGGCCTGTTCGGCAACCTGCGCCCGGCAATCCTGTACCCGCAACTGGCTGATGCATCGAGCCTCAAGCCGGAAATCGTTTCCGGACTGGATATCCTCATCGTTCGCGAATTGACCGGTGGTATCTACTTCGGCGCCCCCCGTGGCACCCGCGAGCTGGAAAACGGCGAGCGTCAGGCCTATGACACCCTGCCGTACAGCGAAAGCGAAATCCGCCGCATTGCCCGCGTCGGTTTCGACATGGCCCGCGTGCGTGGCAAAAAGCTCTGCTCGGTGGACAAGGCCAACGTGCTGGCGTCCAGCCAGCTGTGGCGTGAAGTGGTCGAGCAAGTGGCCAAGGACTACCCGGACGTCGAGCTGAGCCATATGTACGTCGACAACGCGGCCATGCAACTGGTGCGCGCACCCAAGCAATTTGACGTGATCGTCACCGAAAACATGTTCGGTGACATCCTGTCCGACCAGGCTTCGATGCTCACGGGCTCTATCGGCATGCTGCCATCGGCATCCCTGGACACCCACAACAAGGGCATGTACGAGCCTTGCCACGGTTCGGCGCCGGACATCGCGGGGCAGGGTATTGCCAACCCGCTGGCGACCATTTTGTCGGTGTCGATGATGCTGCGTTACAGCTTCAACCAGACCGCTGCTGCCGATGCCATCGAGCAGGCCGTAAGCCTGGTTCTGGACCAGGGTTTGCGTACCGGTGATATCTGGTCGACGGGTTGCACCCGGGTCGGAACACAGGAAATGGGCAATGCAGTAGTCGCGGCGCTGCAGAATCTGTAA